A genomic stretch from Arachis stenosperma cultivar V10309 chromosome 3, arast.V10309.gnm1.PFL2, whole genome shotgun sequence includes:
- the LOC130967398 gene encoding RNA pseudouridine synthase 2, chloroplastic codes for MLSVHSCGCCRVFAARAIQFQTTPSLFFSTPNYKSRAGTARRVAASSGFAGDSGSDLRQETIADTRTNYAGVRLEETVDNGIRSGKLRLDSWISSRISGISRARVQSSIRAGLVQVNGRVVDKVSFNVKAGDEISCTISELQTLRAVPENIPLDIVYEDEHVLVINKPAHMVVHPAPGNTSGTLVNGILHHCNLPNVEYSKEEALSNTEDSDDEFNSFYTNVSSCEGLSSRPAVASIRPGIVHRLDKGTSGLLVVAKDEHSHMKLSEQFKLRTIKRVYVSLTAGLPTPVAGRVEVPVGRDPNNRLRMTAVAGSLNPRKSRHAASRYKVIEILARGGCALVEWKLETGRTHQIRAHAKYLGVPLLGDEVYGATRSMVLSLLRPRTPSGLHSKIVQMVSRIDRPCLHALTLGFKHPHTGQEVHFSCEPPADFDEILNQLRKISNEGAFFTKHSIS; via the exons ATGCTCTCAGTTCACTCTTGTGGATGTTGCCGTGTTTTCGCTGCAAGAGCAATCCAATTTCAAACCACACCTTCGCTCTTCTTCTCTACTCCGAACTATAAATCTCGTGCTGGCACTGCGCGAAGAGTCGCCGCTAGTTCTGGCTTCGCCGGAGACTCAGGCTCTGATTTGAGGCAGGAAACCATCGCCGATACAAGGACGAACTATGCCGGTGTTCGGCTGGAGGAGACGGTGGATAACGGAATCAGATCTGGAAAACTGAGACTCGATAGTTGGATCTCTTCTCGCATCAGCGGAATCAGTAGAGCTCGCGTTCAATCGAGCATCAGAGCTGGACTAGTTCAAGTCAATGGCCGCGTCGTTGATAAG GTTTCCTTCAATGTAAAAGCTGGGGATGAGATATCATGCACAATTTCTGAGTTGCAGACTTTGCGAGCTGTGCCAGAAAATATACCGTTGGATATAGTTTATGAAGATGAGCATGTGTTAGTCATAAATAAACCTGCACACATG GTTGTGCATCCAGCACCTGGGAATACATCTGGAACATTAGTCAATGGCATTCTTCACCATTGTAACCTTCCGAATGTTGAATATTCTAAAGAGGAAGCTCTTTCAAATACTGAAGATTCTGACGATGAGTTTAATAGCTTCTATACTAATGTAAGTTCTTGTGAAGGATTATCTTCTAGGCCAGCTGTGGCATCCATTCGCCCAGGGATTGTACACAGATTGGATAAAGGCACAAGTGGGTTACTAGTTGTTGCAAAG GATGAACATTCTCATATGAAATTGTCGGAACAATTTAAGCTACGTACAATCAAGAGGGTGTATGTTAGCCTTACTGCAGGGCTACCCACTCCTGTTGCTGGGCGTGTTGAGGTTCCTGTTGGTCGTGATCCTAATAACCGGCTTCGTATGACTGCTGTAGCTGGATCACTCAATCCTAGAAAATCCCGGCATGCTGCTAGTAG GTACAAGGTAATTGAGATACTTGCCAGGGGTGGTTGTGCGTTGGTCGAGTGGAAGTTGGAAACTGGACGCACTCATCAG ATCCGTGCTCATGCCAAGTACTTGGGAGTTCCTCTTCTGGGTGACGAGGTTTATGGAGCAACGAGGAGCATGGTCCTTTCACTGCTTCGTCCCAGGACACCCTCCGGTTTACATAGCAAAATTGTACAAATGGTTTCCAGAATAGATAGACCATGTCTTCATGCTTTGACTCTCGG GTTTAAGCATCCCCATACGGGGCAAGAGGTGCACTTTTCGTGCGAACCACCTGCAGACTTTGATGAGATTTTAAACCAACTTCGCAAGATTAGCAATGAGGGGGCTTTCTTCACAAAGCATTCAATTTCATAA